A part of Drosophila ananassae strain 14024-0371.13 chromosome 2R, ASM1763931v2, whole genome shotgun sequence genomic DNA contains:
- the LOC6493756 gene encoding protein split ends isoform X2, producing MVSTFIGLLDIQSWWEIPCISHFCSLFSSAFDLPDIDIEDLESALLSDGTSDEDQVALVPELIVRLLKGCDALQSVAKEITHSNYQMFLRRFLRQQCRLHQTENHFDTDVDFQSLPVRKRLHILHDLCHFRLDSADVQVILSNLEADSLRVEPLGYDAKNSGYWYFYGTRLYREDKATGAAASGSSGSGSGAVGGAAFTSAGGAGSKGTVWQVICFTEEDWQNLAAKFKTSTNAKERELFQILDENFLPKLPQLFRERERLRRRKLLQVRNSSRIRNLAELKARQEEERQRRERENLYQERQNANWVALPAQQQQQQPQQQQQQTQRTRRRSQSTSTASGISTYASSLRRTTTTNSSEFLCHRETFCLTPENEDEEAPENDDEEQQNPEQPQEPEPEHREEEHQEESLAASASGNDFRSPQTPPELKSKSHHHRHHHQHHHHHHKKKKSGKKQKKRHRERDRDRDHHHHHRRRHKHASEADEPEDDNNNHNHNSNSNSNTNSSASSRRRCGHQQQQQQQQPESSQAPQTSLSPEDKENFCRQLQLLDTNSAAIAVATSIADLDLPSPLAHDSEVEEAEEQHQQQPPETPAPSVVAASMAPAANVKLPGRQTNNSLSSLTGNIFIPAGSSQPAQQQQSQQEQQAQSSSSTSNSSNTNSAASTVRSKKQKAVLNSSKAADKAERSLSKAEAAGKSKKSTAGSSASSSSSKAERQSGAYSDKSGDDHVNSSNRSTTTTNNNSSLNNNNNHKHNNNNNNSQSTTAAATTSTATSHGYHNNSNHNQNSHHHHNHYHHHHHHHSTNHNSNKHKSKSHHSLTHHNHNHNNNNNHTSATPETTANTPNNHSTYNSSSNHANILSFTETEEVLQIGMHKVLVYVKNHRDAWPFMDPVEEDIAPRYYSIIRRPMDLLKMEDKLDSGEYHKFSEFRNDFRLIVNNCRLYNGHNNEYTEMVNNLQDAFEKATKKYFDNLSDDDDDDPNLSYPAADSKMNVFREKYFSKKTKEEAEKDVVGRPESSPEEDQSDIGEEAAQKVQKRKRKEKDKRRKKKTKSKADLDTDDEDMEAEREPTPPTPPVLSKKSKAGKLAKDKEKDKDKEKEKEKEKDKEKDKEKDKDKDSSSSKRGRKLKGEKSSSKPGKQQQKTKKGAKKSSHGTEPESDLDSGPSDDSSDDEHLSLVKTKSLMKPTARTIAAQKKKSVPAESKVKTSPTKRQAKGKSKAARKAKEDSAESDISDVDVKKQLPPTAAAALAESAAELEDDDEDVRGADGDEDDSRSRSMSPFKVDLHKKYSKSALNDDLSELLTTVKKVPRHKEDDEDADRVRDADGDFKSLNNSRASSPEHAAPISKKGKKGESSKKEKEKDKKSQERNKDKSKDKDKEKEKDKSRKKGKEESALSAAAAAAAAEQAELEMLLPFMDKYDVIKYRRSRASNSLAPAEDTKPASTKNSRETKKTSTKRERSPAEPAEPKRSRKSKDQKRSKEQSEKPEKPEKASKTDSEKHSEKSKKKEEQSKEKAEKPVKEKPAKEKSPPPPLISESVKELSAPTPAASTPASKSKEAPGKAAPKKRPDKQMPPPPKPADKPPEKGTGKKAANKKAAQKAGQPQTNNNTNLAALDVETEQTLKDINRWLEHTPRFTEFSSASNSPSRYTLLDDFDSGIGNKLDAADFRRPVALAASKAELVPTKLAEALNELVSDPKEPVIKSESESAAPTASSVSSSCGTPPHSMHSGNSIGSTSATAASSSSCSINSMATPLPIANTPTPTPPPPPLMPLSKPKEHGTTQLLLNPPPPPHIKQQMAKEAKRKSLKEKQAAQAAQAQQVKAKGNIMRTIERLQPGKAKGNLIQNVVAGKATEESSDSNVGANSVKEPKNALITETSDGAPKLSLGTVIKTQDFALGKTLEELAGKKSQDEDESPSEEVKPEESSAPTTPNKDPPKPFEALLELSKVAKSSEAPKSEAGQKEKPNLSAWLKAFGGPKVSKKSEDEEKQQSSLQDSNSDSKVAPPAHSPAGDNFSLPTVMRQRKPSTGSTNSERSSFSQDPDSPRIAIDERYGSYAAGSYTSPIGASPIGASPIMVSPKPNDDMGKPASPYPLNGAIKVGFYQDTTTKSSPDKSCSPREMNSPYPQYSQHIYSSASSPNVSTPDLSGTSPYGGGNSYNPSGSEASKTPAYSSTSPLPIYDQYKQPRSQESDYNSSMSPSTPNPHSPYQQPQTSPYTTPQQSQSTQPSPFHSQSPYHQQQHSPYHPPAAQQQQSSQQSSHSPAAHQQAHSPMPSSVDSPASSAATQPPTPLAQSPAEQQHSPYQQPVLSPYQQPQQQQQQQQVQPPVVAPVQPASGSVPSTALGNNGYGTSHEGYQQQQHQQQQQQQQRSLYNPATLINPLPSSASSTASITKPNNDWSLSRSLLPPSITNPTNQVQQQQQTTGQQQQQPQLQATQQQQSLLQTPSQQQQLQATQQAQQQLQTPQQQQQPLQAPQQQQQQLQTPQQQQQQPKILPQQQQQVLGHQQAQKPKYPTYAQYQSTNAAANAAAAADAVDTQQQQQQQQLQKIVPPSYGSDMATFMQQIQQPPKTETLINPLKRPGEEMGMDYSGNSVNKLAKIDETAAQQQQQQQQQQQQQQQQQQQQQTHNQTQSLINKQQQMFNSFLGSMAFGKPLGNIAPDKAFEMYNRAAAMGFPKDFGKDNSCQLQQQQQQQPQQQTPQASSNKQQGNQQQAQLNQPHLTQLQTAHNQNYQQQQQQQTQAQKLTLQQQQPPQQHNYQQQQAQMNHNYNATQQQQPTTVEKPAAAQSAGAASGGDANSNMMHLPSTAHQHHLSQTHHLAAYNKPTPPPPQTYSNPLMHSLTESMLGYAGNYFDKSMPPAAHMYSASSAAATAYGNPAQQLPGNYVPGNNNPAHQPQQQQQQPQQQQQQQQPQPQVAPAEVKAPAKRGRKKKAATIQAEAAAAAAKQQQQQQQQQAQQQQQVATAQQQQQQQQQQQQQQQQAQQQQQHQTMPQYNSATHSQALHQGFQLYAGLKSGGVSSPVPSTGATPATGSGNANQTAADAAAISLKTSTGMVPGSAFNFAPTPGALGLYGDQSAAAAASSYLDQFRDAPNPYYMPPAPAHSGAAPNPGANPKDSSQNPLNTAAGSYPFLAAAHPSTRAAAAAAAYPFGDPNSQLYQQYLRRDDFHSRMIFNQSLLGGPAAAAAAAAGYGQPPPPPSAYQRATLGMPKPYDINRQSWF from the exons ATGGTTTCTACTTTCATTGGCCTATTGG acatTCAATCATGGTGGGAGATACCGTGTATTTCGCATTTCTGTTCATTGTTTAGTTCCGCCTTTGATCTTCCCGACATCGATATCGAG GACCTCGAATCGGCGCTGCTCTCCGATGGTACCAGCGATGAGGATCAGGTTGCCCTAGTGCCCGAGTTAATTGTGCGCCTGCTGAAGGGTTGCGATGCGCTACAGTCGGTAGCCAAGGAAATCACACACAGCAACTATCAGATGTTCTTGCGTCGCTTCCTGCGCCAACAGTGTCGCCTGCACCAGACCGAGAACCACTTCGACACGGACGTTGACTTCCAGTCGCTGCCCGTGCGCAAGCGCCTGCACATCCTGCACGACCTGTGCCATTTCCGCCTCGACTCGGCCGATGTGCAGGTCATTCTCAGCAACTTAGAGGCGGACAGTCTGCGCGTGGAGCCCCTCGGCTACGACGCAAAGAACTCCGGCTACTGGTACTTCTACGGCACGCGCCTCTATCGTGAGGACAAGGCCACTGGAGCAGCAGCATCTGGCTCgtctggatctggatctgggGCTGTGGGCGGAGCAGCGTTCACTTCAGCGGGTGGAGCTGGTAGCAAGGGCACCGTCTGGCAGGTCATCTGCTTTACCGAGGAGGATTGGCAGAATTTGGCGGCCAAGTTCAAGACCTCCACCAACGCCAAGGAGCGCGAACTATTCCAGATACTTGATGAGAACTTTTTGCCCAAGCTGCCGCAGCTTTTCCGTGAGCGTGAGCGTTTGAGGCGCAGGAA ACTCCTGCAAGTGCGCAACTCCAGCCGTATTCGCAACCTTGCCGAGCTAAAGGCGCGCCAGGAAGAGGAGCGCCAGCGTCGCGAGCGTGAGAATCTCTACCAGGAACGGCAGAACGCTAACTGGGTAGCACTGCcggcgcagcagcagcagcagcagccgcagcaacagcaacagcagaccCAACGCACACGCAGACG ATCGCAATCGACTTCAACGGCTAGCGGTATTTCCACATACGCAAGCTCCCTGAGACGAACAACCACAACTAATTCGAGCGAATTTCTGTGCCACAGGGAAACCTTCTGCCTCACGCCAGAAAACGAAGACGAGGAGGCGCCAGAAAACGACGACGAGGAGCAGCAGAACCCCGAGCAGCCGCAGGAACCAGAGCCAGAGCACCGGGAGGAGGAGCACCAGGAGGAATCACTAGCGGCTTCAGCAAGCGGCAACGATTTTCGGTCACCCCAAACGCCTCCGGAATTAAAGAGCAAGAGCCACCATCaccgtcatcatcatcaacaccaccaccaccaccacaagaAGAAAAAGTCGGGTAAGAAGCAGAAGAAGCGCCATCGGGAGAGAGATCGCGACAGAGATCATCACCATCACCATCGCCGGCGACACAAGCATGCCTCAGAGGCCGACGAACCGGaggacgacaacaacaaccacaaccacaatagcaacagcaatagcaacaCAAACAGCAGTGCCAGCAGCCGACGACGCTGTggccaccagcagcagcaacagcagcagcagccagagTCCAGCCAGGCACCACAAACCTCTCTAAGTCCCGAGGACAAGGAGAACTTCTGTAGGCAGCTTCAGCTCCTGGACACCAACTCGGCTGCCATTGCTGTTGCCACGAGCATCGCTGATCTTGACTTGCCCTCGCCGTTGGCACATGACAGCGAAGTCGAGGAGGCCGAggagcagcaccagcagcaaccACCAGAAACCCCAGCACCATCCGTAGTAGCTGCCTCAATGGCGCCAGCGGCGAATGTAAAACTGCCGGGCCGGCAGACAAACAATTCCCTCAGTTCGCTGACGGGCAACATCTTCATACCGGCAGGAAGTAGCCAGCcggcgcagcagcaacagtcaCAGCAGGAGCAACAGGCACAGAGCAGCAGtagcaccagcaacagcagcaacaccaacagcgcCGCCAGCACAGTGCGGTCCAAGAAGCAGAaggccgtcctgaacagcaGCAAGGCGGCGGACAAGGCGGAGCGCAGCCTCAGCAAAGCGGAGGCGGCGGGAAAATCGAAGAAGTCCACGGCTGGGTCCTCTGCGTCCTCGTCCTCGAGCAAAGCAGAGCGCCAGAGCGGAGCCTACTCGGACAAGAGCGGCGATGA CCATGTAAATAGTAGCAACCgtagcaccaccaccaccaacaacaacagcagccttaacaacaacaacaaccataagcacaacaacaacaacaacaacagccagTCAACgacggcagcagcaacaacatcaacagcaacgtCGCACGGATATCATAATAATTCGAATCATAATCAAAATAGTCATCACCACCATAACCACTACCACCATCATCACCACCATCATTCCACTAACCATAACAGTAATAAACACAAATCCAAATCGCACCACTCCCTAACCCACCACaaccacaaccacaacaacaacaacaaccacaccTCAGCAACACCAGAAACGACAGCAAACACACCAAACAACCACTCAACGTACAACTCCTCCTCAAATCATGCGAATATTCTTAGCTTCACCGAAACGGAGGAGGTCCTGCAGATCGGGATGCACAAGGTGCTCGTCTACGTCAAGAACCACAGAGATGCCTGGCCGTTTATGGATCCCGTTGAAGAGGATATAGCACCTCGCTACTACTCGATCATCCGAAG ACCCATGGACTTGCTGAAGATGGAGGACAAGCTGGACAGTGGAGAGTATCACAAGTTCAGTGAATTTCGTAATGACTTTCGCTTGATTGTAAACAACTGCAGGTTGTACAATGGGCACAACAATG AGTACACGGAGATGGTCAACAATCTGCAGGATGCTTTCGAGAAGGCCACTAAGAAGTACTTCGATAATCTGtccgacgacgacgacgacgatccGAACCTCAGCTACCCCGCCGCCGATTCCAAGATGAATGTCTTTCGGGAGAAGTACTTCAGCAAGAAGACCAAAGAGGAGGCGGAAAAGGACGTGGTGGGCCGGCCGGAGAGCAGCCCCGAGGAAGATCAGAGCGACATCGGGGAGGAAGCCGCCCAGAAGGTCCAGAAACGCAAGCGCAAGGAGAAGGACAAACGGCGCAAAAAGAAAACCAAGAGCAAGGCGGACCTCGACACCGATGACGAGGACATGGAGGCGGAGAGGGAACCCACTCCGCCAACTCCGCCTGTTCTCAGCAAGAAAAGCAAAGCGGGTAAATTGGCAAAGGATAAGGAGAAGGATAAGGACaaggagaaggagaaagaAAAGGAGAAAGACAAAGAAAAGGACAAAGAGAAAGACAAGGATAAGGACTCGTCCTCGTCCAAGCGAGGCCGCAAGCTGAAAGGCGAAAAGTCCTCCAGCAAGCCGGGAAAGCAACAGCAAAAGACCAAAAAGGGGGCCAAGAAGTCTTCTCACGGAACGGAACCCGAATCTGACCTAGACTCTGGTCCCAGCGACGACTCCAGCGACGACGAACACCTGTCCCTGGTCAAGACCAAGTCCCTCATGAAGCCCACTGCGCGGACGATTGCGGCGCAGAAGAAGAAGTCTGTGCCCGCGGAATCGAAGGTGAAAACATCGCCGACAAAGCGGCAGGCGAAGGGGAAGTCCAAAGCTGCGCGCAAGGCGAAGGAGGACTCGGCGGAGAGTGACATATCCGACGTGGATGTGAAGAAGCAACTGCCGCCAACTGCGGCAGCGGCGCTGGCCGAGTCGGCCGCCGAGCTGGAGGATGACGACGAAGACGTACGTGGTGCGGACGGGGACGAGGATGACTCGCGATCGCGCAGCATGTCGCCCTTCAAGGTTGATCTCCACAAGAAATACTCAAAAAGTGCCCTTAACGATGATCTCTCCGAGCTGTTGACTACCGTGAAGAAGGTGCCCAGGCATAAGGAAGATGACGAAGACGCGGACCGAGTCCGCGACGCTGACGGCGATTTTAAATCTCTTAACAACAGTAGGGCCAGCTCCCCAGAGCATGCTGCTCCCATTTCCAAGAAGGGAAAGAAGGGAGAAAgttcaaaaaaagaaaaggaaaaggaTAAAAAGAGCCAAGAAAGGAATAAAGACAAAAGCAAAGATAAGGATAAGGAAAAGGAGAAGGATAAGTCCCGGAAGAAGGGCAAGGAGGAGTCGGCCTTGTCGGCAGCAGCTGCGGCGGCCGCCGCCGAGCAGGCGGAACTGGAGATGCTGCTGCCATTCATGGACAAGTACGACGTGATTAAGTACCGACGAAGTCGCGCCTCCAACTCGCTAGCTCCCGCCGAGGACACCAAACCGGCCAGCACCAAAAACTCCAGGGAGACCAAAAAGACATCAACGAAAAGGGAGAGGTCCCCGGCGGAACCGGCGGAGCCTAAGCGCAGCAGGAAGAGCAAGGACCAAAAGCGATCGAAGGAGCAGTCGGAAAAGCCGGAAAAACCGGAGAAGGCGTCGAAAACAGATTCCGAGAAGCACAGCGAGAaatcaaaaaagaaagagGAGCAATCGAAAGAGAAGGCGGAAAAGCCAGTGAAGGAGAAGCCAGCAAAGGAGAAGTCACCACCGCCTCCCTTGATATCGGAATCAGTCAAGGAACTATCAGCCCCTACGCCGGCAGCTTCCACCCCAGCGAGTAAATCGAAGGAGGCGCCCGGCAAAGCTGCTCCCAAGAAAAGGCCCGACAAGCAAATGCCTCCGCCTCCGAAGCCGGCCGACAAGCCACCGGAGAAGGGCACCGGCAAGAAGGCGGCCAACAAGAAGGCTGCCCAGAAGGCAGGCCAGCCGCAGACCAACAACAACACTAACCTGGCGGCCCTCGATGTGGAAACGGAGCAGACGCTGAAGGACATAAACCGCTGGCTGGAGCACACGCCGCGCTTCACGGAGTTCAGTTCGGCTAGCAACTCCCCGTCCCGCTACACTCTCCTGGACGACTTCGACTCTGGAATCGGCAATAAGCTGGATGCAGCGGACTTCAGAAGACCAGTGGCCCTGGCCGCGTCAAAGGCCGAGCTGGTGCCAACCAAGCTGGCCGAGGCACTCAACGAGTTGGTGAGCGATCCCAAGGAACCGGTCATCAAGTCCGAGTCCGAATCGGCGGCTCCAACGGCCAGCAGTGTGAGCAGCAGCTGCGGAACTCCGCCACATTCGATGCACTCCGGAAACTCCATTGGCAGCACATCTGCCACGGCTGCTTCCAGCTCGAGTTGCTCCATCAACTCGATGGCCACTCCCCTGCCGATAGCGAACACTCCCACGCCAacgccaccgccaccacctcTCATGCCCCTGTCGAAGCCCAAGGAGCACGGTACCACGCAGCTGCTCCTGAACCCGCCACCTCCGCCGCACATCAAGCAGCAGATGGCCAAGGAGGCGAAGCGGAAGTCCTTGAAAGAAAAGCAGGCGGCCCAAGCGGCGCAGGCCCAGCAGGTGAAGGCCAAGGGCAATATAATGAGGACCATCGAGAGGCTCCAGCCCGGCAAGGCGAAGGGGAATCTTATCCAAAACGTCGTGGCGGGGAAAGCAACCGAAGAGAGCAGCGACTCGAATGTTGGCGCCAACTCAGTCAAGGAACCAAAGAACGCCCTGATCACGGAAACAAGCGACGGCGCTCCGAAGCTCAGTCTGGGCACCGTAATCAAGACCCAGGACTTTGCCTTGGGGAAGACGCTGGAGGAGCTGGCGGGCAAGAAGTCCCAAGACGAAGACGAGAGTCCCAGTGAGGAGGTGAAGCCAGAGGAGTCTTCGGCACCAACAACTCCGAACAAGGACCCCCCGAAACCCTTCGAAGCTCTGCTGGAACTAAGTAAAGTCGCCAAATCCTCAGAGGCGCCGAAATCGGAAGCAGGTCAAAAGGAGAAGCCCAATCTCAGCGCCTGGCTCAAGGCCTTCGGTGGCCCGAAGGTGAGCAAGAAGTCCGAGGACGAGGAGAAGCAACAGTCCAGCCTGCAGGACTCGAACAGCGACAGCAAGGTGGCCCCTCCGGCCCATTCTCCGGCCGGTGACAACTTTTCGCTGCCGACGGTCATGCGCCAGAGGAAACCGAGCACTGGAAGCACAAACTCGGAACGAAGTTCCTTCAGCCAGGACCCGGACTCGCCGAGAATCGCCATCGATGAACGATACGGGTCCTACGCAGCGGGCTCGTACACCTCTCCGATCGGGGCCTCCCCCATCGGAGCGTCGCCCATTATGGTGTCGCCAAAGCCAAACGATGATATGGGCAAGCCTGCGTCGCCCTACCCCTTAAACGGAGCCATCAAAGTGGGCTTCTACCAGGACACCACGACCAAGAGCAGTCCGGACAAGAGCTGCAGCCCCAGGGAGATGAACTCCCCATATCCGCAATACTCCCAGCACATCTACTCCTCCGCCTCGTCGCCCAATGTCTCCACTCCCGATCTGAGCGGAACTTCTCCGTACGGAGGGGGAAACAGCTACAATCCCTCCGGCTCGGAAGCGTCAAAGACACCCGCCTACTCCTCCACGTCGCCTCTGCCCATCTACGATCAGTACAAGCAGCCGCGATCCCAGGAGTCGGACTACAACTCCTCGATGAGTCCGAGCACCCCGAATCCCCACTCGCCGTACCAGCAGCCGCAGACCTCTCCGTACACCACCCCGCAACAGTCTCAGTCGACGCAGCCTTCGCCCTTCCACAGCCAGTCGCCttaccaccagcagcagcactcACCATATCATCCGCCCGcggcccagcagcagcagtcctCGCAGCAGTCGTCGCACAGTCCGGCCGCCCACCAACAGGCCCACAGTCCCATGCCGAGCAGTGTGGACTCTCCGGCCTCCTCGGCAGCCACTCAGCCTCCCACTCCGCTGGCCCAGTCTCCGGCGGAGCAGCAGCACTCGCCGTATCAGCAGCCGGTGCTGTCGCCATACCAGCAAcctcagcaacagcaacagcagcaacaagttCAGCCTCCGGTGGTGGCTCCAGTTCAACCTGCATCAGGTTCCGTGCCATCGACGG CTCTGGGCAACAACGGATATGGTACCTCTCACGAGGGctaccagcaacagcaacatcagcagcagcaacagcagcagcagcgctcTCTGTACAATCCAGCCACTTTGATTAATCCCTTGCCAAGCTCTGCATCTTCCACGGCCTCCATTACTAAGCCGAACAACGACTGGAGTCTCAGTCGAAGCCTGTTGCCCCCCAGCATTACGAATCCTACCAATCAggtgcaacaacagcaacagacaactgggcaacaacagcagcagccgcagttGCAGGCGACCCAACAGCAGCAGTCGCTCTTGCAGACGCCTTCACAACAACAGCAGTTGCAGGCAACACAGCAAGCTCAGCAGCAATTGCAGACgccacaacagcagcagcagccattGCAGGCgccacaacagcagcagcagcaattgcAGACgccacaacagcagcagcaacagccaaaGATTctgccacagcagcagcaacaagtgTTGGGGCATCAACAGGCACAGAAGCCGAAATACCCAACATACGCGCAGTACCAGTCGACCAATGCAGCAGCCAatgcagcggcagcagcagatgcagtggacacccagcagcaacagcagcagcagcagcttcaAAAGATTGTGCCGCCAAGCTACGGCAGCGACATGGCCACTTTTATGCAGCAAATTCAGCAGCCTCCTAAAACGGAGACATTGATCAACCCTCTGAAAAGACCTGGCGAGGAAATGGGCATGGACTACAGTGGTAATTCTGTAAACAAATTGGCGAAAATAGATGAGACTGCAGctcagcagcaacaacagcagcaacaacagcagcagcaacagcaacagcaacagcagcagcaacagaccCATAACCAAACGCAATCCCTGATAAACAAACAACAGCAAATGTTCAACAGTTTCTTGGGTTCCATGGCATTCGGGAAGCCTTTGGGCAACATAGCGCCCGACAAGGCATTTGAGATGTACAACAGAGCGGCGGCCATGGGTTTCCCCAAGGACTTTGGCAAGGATAACAGTTGCcagttgcagcagcaacagcagcagcagccacaacaACAAACTCCCCAAGCCAGCAGCAACAAGCAACAGGGTAACCAGCAACAGGCGCAGCTGAATCAGCCGCATCTGACTCAGCTACAAACGGCCCACAATCAGAACtatcaacagcagcagcagcagcagacgcAGGCGCAGAAGTTGAccctgcaacagcaacagccgcCGCAGCAACACAAttaccagcaacagcaggcgCAGATGAACCATAACTACAACGCCacgcagcaacagcagccgacaACGGTCGAGAAACCAGCCGCTGCCCAGTCGGCGGGGGCTGCTTCGGGCGGCGATGCCAACAGCAACATGATGCATCTGCCATCCACAGCTCACCAGCATCATCTCAGCCAGACCCACCATTTGGCTGCCTACAACAAGCCCACGCCGCCTCCGCCCCAGACCTACAGCAACCCACTGATGCACAGCCTCACGGAATCAATGCTGGGCTATGCCGGCAACTACTTCGACAAGTCTATGCCGCCGGCGGCCCACATGTACAGTGCCTCGAGTGCAGCGGCCACGGCTTACGGCAATCCAGCGCAGCAGTTGCCGGGTAACTATGTTCCCGGTAACAACAATCCCGCGCAccagccgcagcagcaacagcagcagccccaacaacagcagcagcagcagcagccacaacCGCAAGTTGCGCCTGCCGAAGTCAAAGCTCCGGCAAAAAGAGGAAGGAAAAAGAAGGCAGCAACAATCCAAGCCGAGGCAGCGGCTGCCGCTGcaaaacaacagcagcagcagcaacaacagcaggcccaacagcagcaacaagtgGCCAcggcccagcagcagcaacaacaacagcagcaacaacagcagcagcagcaacaggcacagcaacagcagcagcaccagacCATGCCGCAGTACAATTCTGCCACGCATTCGCAGGCGCTGCACCAAGGATTCCAACTATACGCGGGCCTGAAATCCGGCGGAGTGTCCTCACCAGTGCCCAGCACAGGAGCCACGCCGGCGACAGGTTCGGGCAATGCCAACCAAACGGCGGCCGATGCGGCTGCCATTTCGCTGAAGACTTCCACGGGAATGGTTCCGGGCAGTGCCTTTAATTTCGCTCCTACACCAGGAGCCCTGGGATTGTATGGGGATCAAtcggcagcggcggcagccAGTAGCTATCTGGACCAGTTTAGAGACGCACCCAATCCTTACTATATGCCGCCGGCGCCAGCGCATAGTGGAGCAGCCCCCAATCCGGGTGCTAATCCCAAGGACTCGAGTCAAAACCCACTAAATACAGCTGCCGGATCGTATCCGTTCCTGGCGGCAGCACATCCTTCCACGCGGGCAGccgcggcagcagcagcatatCCATTTGGGGACCCCAACTCGCAGTTGTATCAGCAGTACTTGCGGCGCGACGACTTCCACTCCCGGATGATCTTCAACCAGAGTCTGCTGGGCGGgccggcagcggcggcggcggcagcagccgGATACGGGcaaccgccgccgccgccgtcgGCCTATCAACGGGCCACGCTGGGCATGCCCAAGCCGTATGACATTAACCGGCAATCATGGTTTTAG
- the LOC6493756 gene encoding cat eye syndrome critical region protein 2 homolog isoform X5: MVSTFIGLLDIQSWWEIPCISHFCSLFSSAFDLPDIDIEDLESALLSDGTSDEDQVALVPELIVRLLKGCDALQSVAKEITHSNYQMFLRRFLRQQCRLHQTENHFDTDVDFQSLPVRKRLHILHDLCHFRLDSADVQVILSNLEADSLRVEPLGYDAKNSGYWYFYGTRLYREDKATGAAASGSSGSGSGAVGGAAFTSAGGAGSKGTVWQVICFTEEDWQNLAAKFKTSTNAKERELFQILDENFLPKLPQLFRERERLRRRKLLQVRNSSRIRNLAELKARQEEERQRRERENLYQERQNANWVALPAQQQQQQPQQQQQQTQRTRRRSQSTSTASGKPSASRQKTKTRRRQKTTTRSSRTPSSRRNQSQSTGRRSTRRNH, translated from the exons ATGGTTTCTACTTTCATTGGCCTATTGG acatTCAATCATGGTGGGAGATACCGTGTATTTCGCATTTCTGTTCATTGTTTAGTTCCGCCTTTGATCTTCCCGACATCGATATCGAG GACCTCGAATCGGCGCTGCTCTCCGATGGTACCAGCGATGAGGATCAGGTTGCCCTAGTGCCCGAGTTAATTGTGCGCCTGCTGAAGGGTTGCGATGCGCTACAGTCGGTAGCCAAGGAAATCACACACAGCAACTATCAGATGTTCTTGCGTCGCTTCCTGCGCCAACAGTGTCGCCTGCACCAGACCGAGAACCACTTCGACACGGACGTTGACTTCCAGTCGCTGCCCGTGCGCAAGCGCCTGCACATCCTGCACGACCTGTGCCATTTCCGCCTCGACTCGGCCGATGTGCAGGTCATTCTCAGCAACTTAGAGGCGGACAGTCTGCGCGTGGAGCCCCTCGGCTACGACGCAAAGAACTCCGGCTACTGGTACTTCTACGGCACGCGCCTCTATCGTGAGGACAAGGCCACTGGAGCAGCAGCATCTGGCTCgtctggatctggatctgggGCTGTGGGCGGAGCAGCGTTCACTTCAGCGGGTGGAGCTGGTAGCAAGGGCACCGTCTGGCAGGTCATCTGCTTTACCGAGGAGGATTGGCAGAATTTGGCGGCCAAGTTCAAGACCTCCACCAACGCCAAGGAGCGCGAACTATTCCAGATACTTGATGAGAACTTTTTGCCCAAGCTGCCGCAGCTTTTCCGTGAGCGTGAGCGTTTGAGGCGCAGGAA ACTCCTGCAAGTGCGCAACTCCAGCCGTATTCGCAACCTTGCCGAGCTAAAGGCGCGCCAGGAAGAGGAGCGCCAGCGTCGCGAGCGTGAGAATCTCTACCAGGAACGGCAGAACGCTAACTGGGTAGCACTGCcggcgcagcagcagcagcagcagccgcagcaacagcaacagcagaccCAACGCACACGCAGACG ATCGCAATCGACTTCAACGGCTAGCG GGAAACCTTCTGCCTCACGCCAGAAAACGAAGACGAGGAGGCGCCAGAAAACGACGACGAGGAGCAGCAGAACCCCGAGCAGCCGCAGGAACCAGAGCCAGAGCACCGGGAGGAGGAGCACCAGGAGGAATCACTAG